From Xiphophorus couchianus chromosome 7, X_couchianus-1.0, whole genome shotgun sequence:
tagctgACCTACTTCACTCTCCctcactatttttttattaaatcttttcaCTGTGAAATGTGATATCTAGTAGTATCTTATCTAGTTGTCATTGTGTTGataattagtagcaaagcactgcgtcCCTTTTTCTTCTCTAAGATTGAGTGTGTTTTGTTGACAACAGCTAAAACCGAGGGTAGTCATCGTCGGTTAGCAGGTTTTTGCCTTCGAGGGATTTGAAGTAGACATAATGTCTTagggataaaaaataaacaaacctgtATGCTGTGTCCCAGCTCTGTTTGACCGCTAACACGTGACTCATTTCAGGCGCTGAAGGTCCTGCGGACGGCAGAGTTTGCCCCATATGTCATCTTCATAGCAGCTCCAACCATCACACCGGGCATTAATGAGGTAAAAAAGCCCAGCAAACACACCAACATCCTTTAGCTCCATCTAGCTCATTCGCACGGTGCGACTCAAAGACACAACAAAACCCCGAGGCCAAGAAGCTGGCCAGATCTTCACTCTCCTGAGAAGCCGTGGTCAGCTGACAAAAAGCAGGAGGACAAATGGAAACCAACAACTCAGAACAGTAAGGAGATGAGAATGGGCCGGCAGCAGCCTGGATTTGGTCCAGAAGCTGAAACCTGTTACGGCAGAGAGAACAATAGAAGTTATGACAATCAGTCAACACTGTAAATTGATTCTTCACTCAAACCGTTTGCTAATAAAGTCCTGCAAAAATGATCATATAGGAatgaagaaaatctaaaagtaatgttaaagtgaaataacagaACATTTAATGTAGTATAGAGTAGAGTAGAAATGTCCTTTGTTGTCCCACAATAGGGGAATGTTTGGTGCAACAGCGGCAAAGTGACAGGCAGTCAAAACACAGATTCACATAGAGATAGAAATATGCAACATATAAGCACAACATACGTACAATAAGAACAAAATTTCAACACAAATACTGGGTAGTTCTGATAAAAGAGTGAATGAATTAAGGTCCAAAGGTTAATTAGAAATGTACCAAATGTGGAAATCCACCAGCAGCTCTGTGGTTTTAGCCCCGCCTCCTGATCACACAATGTGTGTAAAGCTGCTTCCTCTTCATTCCCTTCTCACttcttcctgttgtcttttatttctgcatgctgcatgtgtttgcttgtttgcttGGCTCTTGCCTCAGCCGCCCAGGTGGTGTCGAACTCTGCCAGTAAGTAAAGTCTGGAAGGACTGAAACTGCTAGGTGCTATTTCTAAGccgtgtgtgtgcgtttgtgtgtgtgtgtgtgtctactaTAAGCTGTAATGGAAAGTGCCTCTTTGTGTGTTAAGCCTCCATCCTCTCTGGTTAGTAAAGGTTCCTGCACACTGAGCTCAACAACTTGACAAGCTTCTCTGAACtatggttaaaaaaagagagacagtcaaaagttttcatacctcttgaactacaaccacaaactatgatgacttttattggaacatcacataaaaatgtgatcGACCAACCAGATAATGTGCATAATTGTGATGTgtgtaatgttaaaaatattttttaaaagtggttCCAGACCAGATCAATTCAGTCCCAAGCTGACTACCCGGCTTCAAAAACCAGATTGCTAATCTCTCATTAGCTGCCTTAGTGTCCTTGACTGTTTGTAGTAAAGAAGACCCTGTTGAGTTTGACTCTAGTCTGGCATTGTGAAGAGACAAAGATCTCTGCAGAGGAAGAAACCAAACTTCAAAATACAATATTTCTCCTTTATTTACAGGAATTACAGCATGTATTTAGTGGCCTAAACATTTTCCCAGATGAATCCGTTTACAACCTAGTGGCAAATCTCAAAGCATCGTGTCCCAGAAGGTTCAGCACAGCTACACATGGGAGATTCACATTGTAGTGACTTTGTAACATCAAAGAGATTAGGTTGACCACCTGAGGAATGGAAGACGATGACCAACTCCAGCCAGACAAACTGATACAAGCTGTCATGAAGTTTCTCTTAGATGTTCCAACATCCACGTTAAACTCCACAAGTGATTAGGATTTTGTAATTTGTGCCCCTAAACAGGAGAacggtttattttttcatatacagACCGCTGAGACTGGCCagacttttaaatcttttctcaagacccatttttattctttggcatTTGATACATTATAGAATTTGAGCTTCTTTTACAATGACGCTTATGGAGTACCTATGTATTTTGTCTTAACCttacttttacatatttttttcttgttcttgttgttattttagttcatttcaTTGAGTTGTGCAACACTTTGGTCAACATCTGTTGCTTTTATTTGCCTTATTAACAAATTGAGATTGACAgtggctgcgtttccattacaaatgttcgcaaaactttgtccaaaaaacataattctgcACTTGTGGCATTtccgttaaataagaaacgcaactAAAATCATATCAATAGattgttcacgcgataagtcattaaaaacatgctgttccacttcctgtcgtcttctttgtcatttccaccagcagaaacatctggttgttgatcaggTGACTCGTGTGAtacgaaaaaagtgtttccgtcACAGTTTTACTAAATAACCACATTTCGATGctgccaaaaaaaacccccacctTATCTTACAGTCAAAACTTTATATCGAAAAACGagatttttgttgaaattgGCGTTcgcattaagcaaatttattttcgaaatgtcgAACTGTGTCATTTTGAGGTAAATTGAAACGCAACTATTTACTTTCacatcacaattatgcactacttttgTTGTTCTAACACGCAAGTATCTGtggtaatgtgacaaaacatggaaaaggTAAAGGTGTGTTAATCTTCCTGTCCCACTCTCTGCCTGTGTGATGGTGAAACCTTCCcgtttctctcctcctccccaGGATGAGTCGCTCCAGCGGCTGCAGAAAGAGTCGGAGATCCTGCAGAAGACCTACGCCCACTGCTTCGACATGACCATCATCAACAATGAGATTGACGAGACCATCCGGCACCTGGAGGAGTCCATGGACCTGGTGTGCACCTCCAGCCAATGGGTTCCGGTGTCGTGGGTCTACTGACCCACTTCGCCTGCCTCTCCGGTCGCTCCTGCCATGTCCGATCTTCAGCAAACAGAATCTaggagttaaaaacaaacaaaaaaaaagggattgaGCTCCTTCTTGCTACTTTTGACCTAAGACTCCCTTCAGCGTACTGTGAAAGCATCAGCAGCACTCACCTGAATCGACCACGGTCTTGtataaaatcagagaaaaccaATACGTGAATATGGTCATATCTGTACTAGCTAGGAGGCTAGATCTTTgtagatgttttgttttaaagagacagtactGTGTTCCCGTTCCTCCCATGCCAGTGCGTTGCTTGCTCTCCAGACCTCCCATCTCCCTGTGGTCCTGTTGGGTGTTGTGAACCACCTCCAGTGAGACACTGGCAGTGGCTACCTTATCAAGAGACCGAAGTTAAAAGCACACAAAGCACACTGCAGCATCTTCTCATCCGTAGATCGCATCAGCAGCTCAGAATCACTCATCCGGTTTCGGTCCGAGTTGTTTCCCCTTCGTAGGCGCCCGGCACGGCTCCAcgcccatccatccatccgccTGCCTGGTACTGTCTCTTCTAAATGAATCCACAAGTGTTTCAGACATTAGGATGAGGTTGTGATGCATGTGGACATGTTTGAGCTTCCAtgctgtcagtcagtcagtgtTCCTCATGTCCCTCCATGAATCTCCATCAAACAaaagctgaattaaaaaaaatacaatttcccCCAACATTCCTGCTCTTGGACAGACTTTGAATTCCACATGAAGAAGGAgcgagacaaaaaaaaacagaacccaGAGCTGGACGTTGACGCGACGCCTATGCACACCCTTGGAGTTTCAGGCGACATTTCTAAACCACAGATTTATAAAGAGATCAACCATGTACATGAGCCGTGtttgtaagaaaagaaaatctaataaaagtcttgatttgtttctctatttttttttatttgtcgcACGCAAACGGGAAGAGTTCGCTCCGTCGACGAAGACGTGGCGTCGAGTCTGATGGTGGACAGACGAACTCTCTAACTGAGAGCAATGTGTACACTCGACTTtgtgaagaaagagaaaagcagaaaaagcacCACATGTGAACGTGATGGACTGATGAACTGCCCTGTGTGTTCTTCAGTGTCAAccgtgtttcttttttaaaatatattttccttttatgtgCTGGGGGGGGGGAAAACAAACGATGTAGTGGCATTTTATTTTCCCAGAAGTAGAACGTCATCATCTTAAAATCCAAGGTTACAGGTTTACATGAAAACTAAAAGGACAAAGATTTGTGTCTACAAAATTTATATTTGGACTTTGTTGCATAGGTATGCtggaatattaatatttttctagaaatgCACCAAGAAATCTGCTGGTGACCAGAATCTgccaatttttacttttattggtTCAGaccacacagaaactcaaaaattcAACCTTTGTCCAGTAATGTATGCCTCACAGCTTATAGCTACTAGGCTGCCTGGACAACACCCTTCAGTTTCACAACAACTTTCATTGTTGTGGCATGAGGTGTCAAAGTTAGCTTGTTTGAGTATTAGGTAGCTGTCCAAAGGTGGAAGCAGAGAGAAAGTATCAAATTATTAAACAGGATTCTGTACTTTCTTTGTTCAAAAACGTTTGTAGATTTCTCAGGCTgcgagaaggagagagagagccaGACTTGCGGAAGCTAGCAGGGAGGCTAAACAGCATATggaaatgtttcttgttttcatccTGCCACAAATAGACAGAGGGATCTTGAAATGCTGTAAGCCTGTTGgagaacaacaaagcaaaaggTAACAACTAATGCATCCAGTTTCCCTCATGATGGACTAGCAAAGATTCACACATCTGTCAGATAAGCAGAGGGTCTCAGAGAAATTACTGTTTTCAGTCAGTATTACTAACCTCACTTGTGCTTTAAACCAATGGAAGAGGCTAAAACAGTTGAAGTTGTCAAgtcttgttttcagttttgttttaaaatcttacaGAAATCCTGTTTAAGTCTAGAGCTTGTGTAAcagatttgtctttttccaTCAGTGGGACGTGGCTTCAACAGAAACAACTGATCACAGAAAAGCTTcttgttagtttttttctcacaattaCAGTAAATGAATTAATCTGACACAGATTTCTCTCAAAATGCAACTTTGAcataacttatttatttttgatatgatcttcattgaaatattttgtgatattttttgaTCTTATACACTGAATGGAGCAAAAATAGTTTTATCGTAGAGCTgtgatgtacagtatatatacgtatagtatatatactgtacatgcagCGCAGATGAAAAgcctgtttaaataaaattgcagTTTCATATACATTTCAAAGTACGAAAAAGAAAGCATAATAAATATAAACCAGTACTCAGCACAGTTTATGCACATTCAAAATCTAGGTCGAGTTCCTTAATGAAACTACCTCATGCATGCTGAACAGCCTGGACCAGCCTGTGACCCATTCCCTGAGGCTTAGGTATTTCAGTTGAATGCACACTCTGCTCACCTCTCTGTCtgactggcttttttttttttgttatttcagttaATGCAAGTGAGTGATTAGGGTGAACCAGATCCCGAACACTGTGTTTTACTCATGCCCCATAATCCCACACTATTAGTATCTGGTGGGGGGAACAGAGGCAGTGTTGACAGTGTTCTGTTTGCCTCTGTCAAAGATGACCATCAAATCTCCAAAATGGGCGGCACCTCCGCTATAAAGATGCAGCTATTACTTCTCAGACATGGAAGAAACACGAAATGGGGCAATGACATGTCATTATATGATATTGTGaaacagttttaacatttgCAGAATCACTTCATTTCCACTGTTGTCTGCATGTTTGCGATTTTGGTAACAATATTGTagttaaaattacatttcctcTTGCCTTTTAAATCCACGGTCACACAAAATAGTGCTACAAGGAAGTACAGTGGCTGTTAGCTGGTTTATGAACCGTGTTAGCGTCCAGTTACAAAATATGTAGTAAGCTGTTTATTTCACGGACAGGTTAGCTCTGGTAGTTTGCAGTAAATGTGTTTCTAAACAGTCCTAAAGACAAGGATTGATGTTGCTCCTTCAGCAGACATTCCAACTTTACAACTGAATAAAATTGACATAATGCATAAATATTATCTTCTATTTTAGCTAACCATTTTTGgaatatttagctaaaatatATGAACCAGTCTCCTCAGGGACCACCAGCAATCACtactatatatttttatatatagtactatatacagtacatatactTTAGTTTTTCAGGAAAGCTTCATAAACCAGATTGCTTTgttgagaaacaaaaacagttttaacagaAGCATGCCAAAGTGACTTTTGGCTGATTATTAGCAACATAATAAAGAATGAAATTAGCACTTTGCCTTTTCCCAaagagttcccttcgcattaaAAGTAGAGGACGTTCATGAAAGTGAAACGGATAGATTTCTTCTCTCTTCGGATTGTGTTTTTAAGTAAAGCTGTAGGATTTATCTCTGAAGGTTTTTACTTAAGTGTTTTCCCATCTGAGCCAAATGAATTAATAGCATTGGAGCTGCAGCCAACATTTTCCTTCTCCAATGTATCAGTTGCCTGTTCTAACTTGCCTTCTAGTGAACCATTGGCCAGGAAGAAGGTTTTAGGGCCAAATGACATGCATTGTGAGAAAACCTTAAGTGGCCTCGCAAATAATGTGCTGACAGCTGTTGCGTTGCTGTTAAGTCCTCAagagcaacacacacactgtgggTAGAAAAGAGAAGCCTCCAGCCTCTGTTACGCAACCAAAATTTGAAATACCACAGCTTGTTGTTGTACATTTTACTGGTATTAATGTTTGGAGAAATGGAAAAACTGTTGTCTGAGGTCATCAGGGTAACAAACTGATCAgggaaaatataatttctgcTCTAAGACTTGagctttttaaaggaaattttgTCAAGATATGTCAAATCAGAGGCAATCTATAAGGAGGTTGCTACAGACTGTCAGGAAAAGGAATTTTTGTGATATTGGCTCTTGGTTGAGCTGGAGACTTTCCTCTTCGCTGCCACTTCAAGGTTCCCTTTGATCATTTAAATCTTTGACAACTTTTGGAAGCATGTTTGACTCTTCTCATACTTggtttgattacattttttttaagtatactATAGCTGCGAATTGGAattgccaaaaataaatttgcttattttagcTAGAAGGCTTAGATGctaacacaaaactgcagtggaaacaggTTTTTCACGTCACTCAATTTGTGAAGGACCAGacgttactactggcggaaacgaCGATGAAGATGataggaagtggtaggaggaggatGTTCAGTAAGGACCTATCGCGTGAGCAAACTTATTCTcgtgattttaattgagtttctcatttaaaggaaacaccgcaattgggTTTTCGCCATTAGCAGAATACCGACAAAGTTTTTTGTACGTTTGCAATGAAAACGCAGCTAGAGGGTGTTTAAAACCTACAAGGACCCAAAGCTCTACTTTTTACGGAGCCACTAACTCTCAAAGCTGCCACACACCTCGTCCACTGCGACCCACATAACTGTTCTCTGTTACATCTCAGCATCATTACCGGGTAGAAACAAGAGAACAGAGATCCAGGGTGAGCGAGGGAGATGAGGTGGAGCCTCCAGCCTCTCCCGGTTGTCTAAGTCCCGGCCTAATCCTACATTAACAGGCCAACAGATTAACTGGAGTTCACCTCTAAAACAGGTCAGTTCCTCGAGCGAGGCTGAAGGGAGCCGGTGAGTCAGCATGTGACGAGTTCAGCGGCAATcgctttttttccttcctcttctttttattcataaaaaaacatcacgTAGCAGAACTTTGGTCCCGAAAGACAATAGAACCAACCCAGACTACCTATTCACcgggattaaaaaaagaaagagagagagagagaaaagcagtGACTCATGTTAAACAATGACATCCTTAAGCATTAGAAAATACACAACACCGTgtataaaacaaacactgcGTTATGCTGTCAAAGATtcataatcaaaaataataacagtcTTTCCGACTCCGCATTCAGGCAATTGTGACTTGAACCCAGCAGACTCGGAAAGAGTTAATCCCAGGAGGCAGAAGCAGTGAGAATGTCCCTCCTGGCCGCCGTAGCGTACAGTAGAAGATTAATGCGTTTATGGAGAGGCTGCGGCGGCAGAGCGCAGAGGAATGAGCAAAGAGGACATCTGTCCAGGAGATAACGACCGGAGCGCTTATCTCCTTTAATGTTACACACAGATGTCAATGAagatacaaacagaaaaaaaacaaacagaaagcacTCGTTATAGATTATTACATCACTTTAATTCCAACTGAGCCTTATGCAAGAGAGAAGTGCCTGTTAACAGGTAGGTTTGGTTTTATCCGtctgcaaaaacatttctttcgtAGAAAAGTATAGACAGTGCTGTGTAGAAGTATTTATCCCCTTATATATTTAAACTACTCACATTTACATTgtaatgtttcagatttttttttgaaagttagttttaaaataatttcttaaatgaTGAACTCCTCGATCGTCCCAGAGGCTCCTGGGTGGCGTGTCCTGCTCCTAACCCTGCATTTCAGAAAGAGAACATCACGCATAGTCAAACACGGGGGAGGTGGTGTGATGGTCTGTGGCTGGACGGTCCTGGAGAACACTGTCTGCAAATCAACTTACTGACCTTAAGTACAAAGGTCAGTAAGTTGCACAACGTCTGGTTGTGCAACAGGAACATTTTGGAGGGGTCTAGGCAAAGCTTGGACCTATATCCTGTTGGGAGGACCTTAAAGTTTATTATGTAAACTCAACTTTTTTTCATCGTGTTATATTATTCCCTCgttaaaaacacacctggagtgttgctttgatgctttccatgcatgtttgaggaatcctttaatctccatggcaactattcagctgtgcaaaatgcctgagtggacctagctccgccttcaaggacaacgctcctcctctgagctgcagtttctaagtttctgagcttctgcctcacagagcagcccacCCCACTGACTcccccactcaactccttcagactagccagcagcaattagcaaacacctggtggaactgcataTCTGCTCAActcattacaggagctactACTCAGTGTatcactggtaaaaatgttaataaataatagtaaagggttaatagaggagccatgttgtgctGATTAGCGGTAGAGTTTCAGGGAGAGGAGGAGTTTTTCAAGCGACAGACCCAATTTCAAGTCTCTAAATTAGGAGgaaagatttcttttaagttatatgtGATAAAAcgactgaaggtaacatagttacttgatagTTCTATAAAATAGCACAATATGCCTGGAAATCACATAGTACTGCCCCCTTAAATAAGCTGTTATTGGTCGAAAACTCTAGAATTTGGCTGAATTACGCCAATTTTGCCAGGTATTGCAAACACTTGGTGACATTGCCATCAACATTAAATGCCTCCTTATTGCTTATGAGGCAATTACTTATTCACATGAAGCCTGgagatattttttctctttcattaaaacattttgtttttactcagttGAACTTTTATCTCCAACATTTAATCCTCCTGCCGTCCTAAAAGAGGTGGTAGTGTCTTTGTGTCCGTTTTCACAATAGccttattttgtaatttctggaactgacggtctgacggaACACCATAATCGCTACCGTGACAACTGCCTGCTTTTCCTGCGCGTCGGGCATCAGGGAGGGCTACATGTGACAGGTAtacaataacagaaaaactctatcaggggtgaatactttttgaaaCTACCCCATAAAACATGAAGTCCAGGATATATTGAGCACAAGGATTTTAGCTCCAATAGAAACGGTGCTTGCCATGTTGTATTCCATGTGCTACATGTTCCTGGGTGAGAGGAACATCCAAAAGCCGACTCAGAGGCTCCTACAACGGGCAACAAGCCTTCAGACCTCCTGGGcgaaataaaagcacattttagcTCAGAGGCGATATTAAAACTCTTGATGCTAGCGTCCTCTTCTTCATGTACAGCGAAGACAGAGACTAGCATGTGGCAGGTGGAATAAACCACAGAAGAGCCACGTCACCATGAAGCAGAGCAGCGATTGAACCGCCTGCGTCCCTCGGCCTCCGACGCCCGCTGACAGCTGGCCCTCCTCCAGCTCCGGCAGCGTCGCGTTGCGCGCGACCTCGGTCCCGTTCCccatctcctccctgagctcctgctgcagcagcttggAGATGAGGCTGTTGAAGCGGTTCTCCGTGGTGGGCTGCACCTCCGAGGACGCCGTGGTCAGGTTGAGCTCGGCGGGGTCGACGCACGTGCCATTCGCCGTGGGGAACACCACCTGGCTGAGGTCCAGGCCCACCACGGAGGACGGCGAGGCGCACGGGATGTCCCGCACCAGCTTGTAGCTCTCCATCCACTGCTTGAGCCAGTCCAGGGCGCAGTCGCACTCCCACGGGTTCTTGAAGAGGTACAGGTGGCCCAGAAAGTAGACAGGCTGGAAAACGCTGAGGGGCAGCGTGGTCAGGTTGTTGCTGTTCAGGTGGAGTGTGATCAGGCTGGTCAGGTTCTCGAAGGCGCCCTCCTCGAAGCTCAGCAGCTGGTTCCGGTCCAGGTACAGGACCTCCAGCTCCGCCAAGTCACCGAACCACGTCTTGGACACGTTGATCAGCTGGTTGCCCCCGAGGTTGAGCATCTTGAGGCGGCTGAGCCCCTTGAAGGCGAACCGGGGCAGGTCGGACAGCAGGTTGTCGTTGAGGTAGAAGTTCTCCAGCCGCACCAGGTCCTGGAAGGCGTTGTCATGGATCACATTGATGCGGTTCTCCTGGAGGTTCAGGTACCtgagatgaagaggaagagaaacagtGGCCATGTTGGCGTCTGTGGGTCAATAATCTGTATTGGGACGCTGCATGTTTGGGGGTTTAAGCCTCACTTCCTGATCGGAACATGAAACAAAGTCTCTAATTtcttatgaaatgttttagttgcTGCCAAGTGTTTCATAGCTGCATTTCATTTACTCACTTGAGTTCTCAGCAAGTGAGAACTCAACAATACTCTGGTGTTCAAGGTGATGTGCCAAAGTACCGTTGCTAAGGTAACAACCTCACCCAACCTACTTTCACATCACAATCttaagtgtgtttttttgtggattttatgtaacagatgAATATAAAGCAGCATTGAACTGGATGGAACCTGAAACATGgattccttttcttctttttttttt
This genomic window contains:
- the nyx gene encoding nyctalopin; the encoded protein is MRGNVDLMLVGNQSDRHRLGAEPTDEAPAFAEKNNILLTKVQPVSSGHSSVHLEQEKFSVLCLLPQSALARWACVRACPPSCSCTQEKSCSVLCDRAGLAELPREFPCEASAINLEKNRLKFLSERAFGTLPSLKSLSLDHNNISFITPGAFKGLSNLLELRMAHNEYISYLHTRTFTGLKKLQRLDLSDCNLFSIPDRVFIEQTAMTELLCFHNNFRRIPGAIRGMENLTHIYLERNKIEAVAYNSLLGLGTLRYLNLQENRINVIHDNAFQDLVRLENFYLNDNLLSDLPRFAFKGLSRLKMLNLGGNQLINVSKTWFGDLAELEVLYLDRNQLLSFEEGAFENLTSLITLHLNSNNLTTLPLSVFQPVYFLGHLYLFKNPWECDCALDWLKQWMESYKLVRDIPCASPSSVVGLDLSQVVFPTANGTCVDPAELNLTTASSEVQPTTENRFNSLISKLLQQELREEMGNGTEVARNATLPELEEGQLSAGVGGRGTQAVQSLLCFMVTWLFCGLFHLPHASLCLRCT